The sequence below is a genomic window from Silene latifolia isolate original U9 population unplaced genomic scaffold, ASM4854445v1 scaffold_20.1, whole genome shotgun sequence.
agaaaaagagaactgttattctgatattaatgtactattattagcctgagtgtttataaatcaattattgatttctatgtgtttctgagctgttattctgatattattgtactgtctggcttgtattagagtagaaaaagagaaCTCGTTATttcgatattaatgtactattattgtaatcTGTACAAAGTAACATGATTATATTATTCGATttattattgtgatattattgtaatattattgtgctattattgtgcaATAGCATGAAAATATATGCCTTGCAAAAGAGTAACATAATAAATACAAAGATTATCTCGTATGTAATAAAGTAGAAATCTTGTTACTACGATATTCTTCgtactattattgtaaaaagtagagaaacatgttgagattattgtactgttattctgatattatgctactattgttgtgatattattgtgctCTAGCGTGAAAATATACGGCTGATAAGAGAGTAGCATACGATAAACACatttagtgttattgtgatgttattgattgtCGTGCATTTGCTTCGCACTTTGTTATCATACTATTATTGTCACATTATCGCAATGTTGATCTCTTCCCATGCTCTTTTGTTATTGTGAGGTTATTGTGATTTTGTTGTCCACCGATCgtactcattatattaatttCTTCGTCAGATCTTTCTATTGTgtctattgttgaagacaatgcAGTCTTAACTGTTGGGGAatcttctaataacaatatatacACCAGCCCAACCTGTTGATTTAAGAAGAaaacgatgagtttgttccaACTCTTCATTACAGCAGACACCCTGGGGGACCGAAAGCGTGGGTAAGGACTGTTGAGAGTGATTTTACGCCTAAACgtggcatgttctttcttaccttgaacGATGCAAAGACAGTTTCTGACATATATGCACTAGCTTGCGGATTTGATGTGAGAAAGTACACAAATGCAAAGTATAAGGGGGCGCGTCGTCAAATCACCTGGGTCCAGTAATGCAGGGGGTATAGGGATATGAAAAGAAAGCTGCGACTTGAAGCAACAAATCACGAAGTCGGGAAATTTGAGTACAAAGAGAGAACAAAGAGCGACTTAATTAGACAGCCAAAGAAGCATGCTCGACAAGGTGTGGCTGCAAGGCAAACATGAGGTTGAGAACTGTGACAAAACAAAACAGATTGACAGACCGGGTGGGTTTATTGTGGATGTCTTTGTAgacgttcacaatcactctctttactctgTCAAAAACAGGGAGTTCCAGAAGCTCTCAAGGGACGTCCATGACTATATTAAGAGGACCATAATTGATCATACTAAGCTCAACATAGGTCCAACATTGAGCTTCagaattctcaaggaatactcaaatggttatcagaatatcggtgccactttgctagacttcaaaaacttcaaacgaaatatcaagtgttacattAGGGATAAGGATGCTAGTatgttcattgggcatttcaaaatgCTGGCTGAAACAAAGGAGTTCTATTTTGCTTATGATCAGgatgagaacaaatgcttgacgaaggttatttgggctgataaggaagggataaacaactacaagttatatggagacacgatctcgtttgaccctacttatgggagaaacaaatatttcatggtgtttactcccttcaccggagtagaccacaacaagaagacggTCACTTTGCGGAAGTTGGGTTACTTGACTTGAGAGTCGCATTCATTTGAGTGGATTTTTAAAAAATTCCTCGAAGCAATGGGGCAAAGAAGAACCTCAATGTGTAATTACTGGACCGATGCCCACGGAATTAAGAAAGCTTGCCCAAATGTCTTCAACCATTCTGTCCACAAgtactgcatgtggcatatcatgcagaAAATGCCTGAGAAAGTGGGAAGGGCAATCTGCAATGATACAGACTTTATGACCGACATAAATGTCGTTGTGTGGGATGTCGACCTCGAGCCACACGAATTTGAACAGAACTGGAAAACTGTTATTGAAGCCCATGGTATGGAAAGCAACCGGTGGTTGAAGTATGTCTTTGCAATCAGACAAAAGTGGATACCGGCATACTTTCGGGATCTCCCTCTAGGTTGTTTGTTGCGAACAACCCAGAGATCCGAAAGTTCAAACAGCTATTTCAAGTGGTTTGAAAGCCATTTTGGAACCCTCGTCGAGTTCTGGATGAGGTACAATTCCGCAATAGAGCAGCAAAGGCATACACAAAGGAGGTTGGACACTGCCAATGAGCATAGTATGCTCGAGAAAGTAGGGCCGATGAAGGTAGAGATGCATGCCTCACTTGTCTACACCCATCCAATCTTTGCCGACTTTCAACACGAAGTCAAACATGCCATATGCAGCATGGGGGTCGGGGATTTGACAAGAGAAGGGACAGTGGAGTACCATGACGCGTTCGTGATGGGTGAAGCACGAGACTTCCGAGTGGAATTTAACACCAAAACGAACGAGAGCAAATGTGCATGTAAGTGCGTTTTGAGAGGCATGGCATTGTACGTCGGCATATCGtgggtgtggaatggtaggcAGGTCCACAGGATACCTGAGACTTATGTCCttgctcgatggacaaagaaatccTACAGGCCAGTTGTCCGAGATGAAGATGGAAAGGTGATAGAAGACATTGACGAAGCTGACATCAAGAAAGCTGAGATGTCAAACGTTTGGTCTGAAATTTATGCAACTGTCGGGGTGATGGACAGTTATGCTACGGTTAAACACATGAAGCAACTGCAGAAAATCCTGACACAGTTCAGGGAGAACATCACAGGACCACGTGAACCGAAGACCAAAAACCAGGAAATCGAGGCTCTTCTCGGCATCACAGCTTCAAATGATATTGACCTTCGACCGccaaacaaggccaagaataagggCAGTGGCAAAAGATTAAGGTCCTCCAAAGAAAAGGCCAAGACCAAGCAACAAAAGAGGAAGCGAAGATGCGTAAAGCGCAAGAAGTGGGTGAACCACAACAAAGAGAACTTGTACTCTTCCATTTCTTTGAAAGTCCCCCttcgatgacgatgatgaagaagaatcgaAAGCGAAGAGGTATGAATCGGACTAATACTCTcctattattctaatgttatcctATTATTCTcttgttattcccctattattctgtGTTACTCGCTATCTTCTCGTTGTGTTATTCTCCgctattctcgctattaatgtgttgttatttttgaatagaaaacggatattctttgtggaaatggatagtgtctgcaataacagcagagtagcCGCTAAATTTAGTCTCTtttgctattctgctattaatgtgttgttattctccGCTATTAATGTTATTCCTTTGCTATTCTCGCTATTAATATAGCTTCTAAATACTAAGCAAAAATTGCAAAGAATATAAATCGATGCATGAACTAACAAAAATTGCGGGAATATGTTATCCTTTTACTCTCTTTGTTATTCCTCTATTATTCTGTGTTACTCGCTATTCTCACTgctgttgtgttattctactTTGCTATtccgctattaatgtgttgttatttttgaatagaaaatggatattctttgtggaaatggatagtgttcgCAATAACAGCAGAGTGTTTTGCTAAATTTAGATTACTActattctcgctattaatgtgttgttattctctttgctattaatgttattctactgctattctgctattaatgtagctgctaaatactaagcaaaaattgcaggaatatgaatcagatgcatgaactaacaaagACCAAAGAGACACAAAAGACAGCGGCTACCATGAAGACCTCGCCTAAAAATGTCaaagacttttactatttgtcattgtttgaattacattttaacctaaaatgtatcttctagataataaagtaagacctacattatatgagaattaataccagttactttaattttttttgttaatattatctgACTGTTTTTTCACAAACCACCCACAAAAATAAAACTGCAAATTACACACTGCAATAATAGTTGAATAATAACAGGTTActaatatttataaaaagcagttccacttttcagtttttattaaaaacagttacctaacctaatctaatataattacaggaaaactgtttgtattccccaACCCCTATAAAAACTGCTATTGcgtggttttttttttaaaaaaacacacacacactgaataagtaaagaaaaactgtttgtattcaagaaaaaactctgcatctcctctgcaaaaggtaatttcttatcttttttttttctgttggtagacaggtaatttcttatctttccaTACTTTATTACAGAAAAACTGTTTCTATTCCCCAAACCCCTATAAATTACTGCTACTTCGAGTAAAAAACAAACACACCCACAGAAAAAGTCCATTCCAaaaaaaactttatctcctctgcaaaaaggtaatttcttatctttctattctttatttttctgtcatgtttatttttcttatcTGTCAACACTATACTCTATGCTGCAGAAAAGGTAATTCTCTTTCTTCTGCTTTGGTttgcttttaatttggttgaaatattttaaacttctttttataatgcaaaaagtttCATACTTCCAATGCTGCAGGATGAGTGACGTAACTGACAATAGCCGAAGGTCCCCAACAAGGGAGGAAATCGATGAAGCCAAACGGACCATAGAGTCCCTCACGATAGAGTTGATcgacacaaggacaaatttagaggcagcagaaaaccgtgaagaggccttaataaGAAAGGTCGACAGTGTTAAGGCACAGTTGAAGGTTGCTGAACTTCAAAATGAACGTATGCGTAGAcagttgaaggaaaagaaaaataggaactacACGGAAGCCGACATGGACAATCGGTTCATTCTTTGGTGTGAATGCTCTGAGGAAGTATTACACTGAAGCCGATATTTCAATCTCTGGCAATTGGACACCAGTACTGAAAGCCATGGAACTTATGGAAGCatacaaaaacccttttgagGATGAGTCGGTGGAAGTTGAGAGCACTTTCCAAGGACCGGCGTGCAGGCGTCAGAgaatagaataaagatataaaaatctaaCGATGATGGGCCAGGGCTGCTGctttaaaatatgtttaaaatatttattgcttTAAAAATAATGGCTTTAACATTTTAGAacgttaatgtttattatgtaagtaCTATCTTTAAGTGTTATCTACTACTATTTTTAAGTAATGTTGGAATAACAGAAGTCTTTGccagaataatagtgcaataacagcataataactgctaattatgcagaataatactgcaataacaacagaataatggtagaataacagtggaataaaagcagtctaaaccactgcttttacacttgactaaatttacacttgcataaaaatgaatagttttaacaaaataatgctggactaacagtggaataacagcagaataaactagtccttttgtggaatactactgcaataacagcagaataaactgcttgttatgcggaataatagtgcaataacaaagaataacggtgcaataacaatagaatcacagttgagaaaaaaACCATTGACAAGTTGAATAGAAAAtgcatattcttcgtagaaattggatagtgtttgtaaaccTTAATTAAACTAGTGGAGTAACAAtgagaataagtgtagactaatagtacaataacagcagagtagctgCTTATTATTCGGAGTAATactacaataacagcataataatgGTAGACTAACACTGGAAAAACGCTTGATCTAAACCActtcttttacacttgactaaatttacacttgaatagaaatggatagtgtttttagaaaacaaaggtaaaaagaaAGCTTAATTAGACTAAAATAATCGTAGACTAATTGTGCAATAACAAAGACAACAAACCGCTCATTATCTGAATAATACCGCAATAATAAATGAGAATAACGGTgggattagagtaaaaatggatggTGTTTGAAAAAAGTACAAGTAATATGAAAAGTCAATTAAATTAGAGTACACACTGGAATAACACTAGAGTAATAcgggaataacaacacaataaactagtaattacacagAATAACAGTGCAAAAACAGCACACTAATTGTTTAACAACACAGTTTACGCTAACTTAGTCGACTTCCGTGGATACGAGAACATTCAAAGGTCCGCATTCATGACGATGCGACTCTTCACTACCAAGCAGATGATTGGGGTTGCACTTCGGGGGCACTTCGGCAACTTGTTCCTTGCCGCCGCCAAACCCAACGTCTTCGGCCTTCCGTCTCACAAGCCTTCACTTTGTCAAGAACTACTTGCCTATGAAGATTAATATCCGCCAAGATCAGGGAAGCCGACATTTCAACACGAAGCTTGACGAGCAATCTTGCTCTCAAGATTGCACTCAAACACGCTTCCACCATATTCCGCCATCGTGTACAAAGAAGAAACACCCCGACTCGAATTCAGCAgttccttctttttccatttaaaaGGCACATCAACGATTTCGAAATTGCGGCAATCTTCAGACTTCATAACATTATGACCCTCCATAAAAACACGCATATAGATTGCCACAATCTCGGCCAATCTTCTGTAATCGGCTATTTGCTTggaatcgtgagtcatgttgtccaaaatatcaatcgattcattcaaaaaGTTGATGCAGAAACAAGAGTAGTGATCATTGTACAGAATCGGCACAAACACAAGGTCGGAGTTCAGACGACATCTTCCATTGCAGGAATCGAAAAACACATTCAGAATCCCATGACTTCTTACCAGGACCGTCAAGAGGACTTGAGGAATCAAAGTTCTCTAAGAGTGAATAAAGAGGATCCTTCAAAacagaaagcataaacaaccaaaaatagtgcacaagtgttaactttatatcaatacttgtgagtcaatctgtaggtaataacgcaaaaatagcaaaggaaaaaacaaaataccatatgacgaactccggaaaacattgagcttggttctgagcgttcctcaaactccaacgaattcaaaagaaccGACCAAACATCAACTACTCTTGTTGTCATCATAGCAGCTGCATCTACAATGGAAACAATATCCCCCTTGTCCAAAAACACGCCGACCTCGTCGTTGTACAACACTAACATCTCCCTGCATTCACAAAAAATAACATATGATGAGAACAGTGGGATTACAGTggtataacagcagaataacagttcaataacagaacaataacagcgaaataatagtggtataacagcagaataacaacaCGGGATTGACAGTGGGATTACAGTGGActaacagcggaataatagtggtataacaaaGAGAATAACAAAGTCAATAATGAGAATAACAAACGGACCTAACGGTGAAATTAGACGACTCGCTAGGTTGACAAAAATAACAGCAGTTAACGCGGACTAACGGGGGAAACAGAAAGACTAATCGAACAgaacaccacaatcaaagaaatgaaaatagaCACATACTCTTCTTTCAAGCGAGCGTCTTCACGAAGAACAAAGTCCACCACTTGCTTCCGCACCTTGACATCTTAGAGAACTGTTTTTTGTTCTTCCGAAACAAATCCGACACCGCAACAAACCTAATGTCCCTCGGCCCGCAATCCATAGAGCAACCCAGCCCGTCGTCCGCCTTACCCCTTTACGACTACCCAAAGTCGATTGTGGACTCACGGGGCTATCCATACCCCCGCTTCCCACTGACACGGTGGCGGTAGGGGTCTTTCTAGAGAATTTAGTGATGTCAATGACAAGAGGAGAAGCCACGGGCTCGACAACAGCGCGACGTCTTAACCTTCTTACCAACAGTTTTC
It includes:
- the LOC141638292 gene encoding protein FAR1-RELATED SEQUENCE 5-like, yielding MGQRRTSMCNYWTDAHGIKKACPNVFNHSVHKYCMWHIMQKMPEKVGRAICNDTDFMTDINVVVWDVDLEPHEFEQNWKTVIEAHGMESNRWLKYVFAIRQKWIPAYFRDLPLGCLLRTTQRSESSNSYFKWFESHFGTLVEFWMRYNSAIEQQRHTQRRLDTANEHSMLEKVGPMKVEMHASLVYTHPIFADFQHEVKHAICSMGVGDLTREGTVEYHDAFVMGEARDFRVEFNTKTNESKCACKCVLRGMALYVGISWVWNGRQVHRIPETYVLARWTKKSYRPVVRDEDGKVIEDIDEADIKKAEMSNVWSEIYATVGVMDSYATVKHMKQLQKILTQFRENITGPREPKTKNQEIEALLGITASNDIDLRPPNKAKNKGSGKRLRSSKEKAKTKQQKRKRRCVKRKKWVNHNKENLYSSISLKVPLR